In the genome of Microcoleus sp. AS-A8, one region contains:
- the nadC gene encoding carboxylating nicotinate-nucleotide diphosphorylase, protein MKTSTAVLPPFLVLDGLLHGWLLEDIGRGDRTTDSLFASGSQTAKAQWIAKESGVIAGLPIAARVFQLLNQQVRFIPLVEEGKWCDFSPEMPSERRPVIATIEGPLDALLTGERVALNLAMRLSGIATLTHKYVAQIADLPTQLVDTRKTTPGLRLLEKYATQIGGAVNHRMGLDDGVMIKDNHIAAAGGIGNAITQIRDRIPYPLTIEVETETLAQVREALEHQADIIMLDNMPLEMMRQAVPMIRENNNRIKIEASGNITLETIRAVAETGVDYISSSAPITRSPWLDLSMRISH, encoded by the coding sequence ATGAAAACTTCAACGGCTGTACTGCCACCGTTTTTGGTGCTGGATGGATTGTTGCACGGCTGGTTATTAGAGGATATTGGACGGGGCGATCGCACCACGGACAGCCTTTTTGCCTCTGGTTCTCAAACGGCAAAGGCGCAATGGATTGCGAAAGAATCCGGGGTGATTGCAGGACTGCCGATCGCCGCACGGGTGTTTCAGTTGCTCAATCAGCAGGTGAGGTTCATCCCATTAGTAGAAGAGGGAAAATGGTGCGATTTCTCGCCAGAAATGCCATCTGAACGCAGACCTGTTATTGCCACAATTGAAGGGCCACTGGATGCGCTGTTAACGGGAGAGCGAGTGGCGCTAAATTTAGCCATGCGACTAAGCGGAATTGCCACGCTGACTCACAAATATGTTGCTCAGATTGCCGATTTACCGACTCAATTGGTAGACACGCGCAAGACAACACCAGGGTTGAGGTTACTGGAGAAATATGCCACCCAAATAGGCGGTGCCGTGAATCACCGGATGGGGTTGGATGATGGGGTAATGATTAAAGACAACCACATTGCCGCTGCCGGAGGAATTGGGAACGCCATTACCCAAATTCGCGATCGCATTCCCTACCCACTCACCATCGAAGTGGAAACAGAAACCCTTGCTCAGGTTCGAGAAGCGTTAGAGCATCAAGCGGACATCATCATGCTGGACAATATGCCGTTAGAAATGATGCGACAAGCTGTGCCAATGATTCGAGAAAATAACAATCGCATCAAAATCGAGGCATCGGGTAACATTACCTTGGAAACCATCCGAGCCGTAGCAGAGACTGGAGTCGATTACATTTCCAGTAGTGCACCGATTACGCGATCGCCCTGGCTAGATTTGAGTATGAGAATCAGCCATTAG